A single Triticum dicoccoides isolate Atlit2015 ecotype Zavitan chromosome 2A, WEW_v2.0, whole genome shotgun sequence DNA region contains:
- the LOC119357963 gene encoding NAC transcription factor 56-like: MAMAPPPVPSLPLGYVFRPKARELIQHYLAPKALGGYVTPGLVAEGVDVFSAAPDELPFSRSHRRESGEVWGYFFAAHPAGERAPAPGGCWIPYGPEKAYRGGTGGEAVAFRRRLAYYVAWRGGDGVWARTPWLMAEYRLNKGGAAFRCARPGPEANMDCVVRKVFTKPAVPPPSARSSDRAPAPGTAARTRKPATPARSRRGSALDGSS; this comes from the coding sequence ATGGCAATGGCGCCTCCGCCCGTGCCGAGCCTGCCGCTGGGCTACGTGTTCAGACCCAAGGCCCGGGAGCTCATTCAGCACTACCTCGCCCCCAAGGCACTGGGCGGCTACGTCACCCCGGGCTTGGTGGCGGAGGGCGTGGACGTCTTCTCCGCGGCCCCGGATGAGCTCCCCTTCAGCCGCAGCCACCGGCGGGAGAGCGGCGAGGTGTGGGGCTACTTCTTCGCGGCGCACCCCGCCGGGGAGAGGGCCCCGGCGCCGGGCGGGTGCTGGATCCCGTACGGTCCCGAGAAGGCGTACCGCGGCGGGACCGGTGGGGAGGCGGTCGCCTTCAGGCGCAGGCTCGCGTACTACGTCGcgtggcggggcggcgacggggtaTGGGCGCGGACGCCGTGGCTGATGGCGGAGTACCGGCTCAACAAGGGCGGCGCCGCCTTCCGCTGCGCGCGGCCCGGCCCCGAGGCGAACATGGACTGCGTGGTCCGCAAGGTCTTCACGAAGCCGGCGGTCCCTCCGCCGTCTGCCCGCTCCAGCGATCGGGCTCCAGCTCCAGGTACCGCAGCGCGGACGAGGAAGCCGGCTACCCCGGCGAGGAGCAGGCGAGGAAGCGCGCTCGATGGGTCTAGTTGA